From one Micromonospora siamensis genomic stretch:
- a CDS encoding phosphatase PAP2 family protein — MVRHTATEAVPSPPAGSVVRVREPTTVRRNVRLRAVRPPGWWPDALLIVVLVALTVALAAHQLFGIDRAVADWADAHRPTAARWTAMTLNYLGQGTPLTLIAAGLGVLLAVRLRSVRPLLPPVTAFVLTYLTIGPLKVWTARPAPSASSKEPFLPPERTLPLFQHDLPVSYAQSYPSGHVANAIVWYGVIALLLAPLLATYGRRMPPGVVTGIRVVPPLVVFCTTIYLGWHWLTDSVAGLALGFLLDRLLRRMPWDDLPLPGRLREHDRPFMSYP, encoded by the coding sequence GTGGTTCGGCACACAGCCACCGAAGCCGTGCCGTCGCCGCCGGCCGGTAGCGTGGTCCGGGTGCGGGAGCCCACGACGGTACGACGGAACGTCCGACTCCGGGCGGTCCGCCCGCCCGGTTGGTGGCCCGACGCGCTGCTGATCGTCGTCCTCGTCGCGCTCACCGTCGCGCTCGCCGCCCACCAGCTCTTCGGGATCGACCGGGCGGTCGCCGACTGGGCGGACGCGCACCGGCCCACGGCCGCCCGGTGGACCGCGATGACCCTGAACTACCTGGGCCAGGGCACCCCGCTGACGCTGATCGCCGCGGGCCTCGGCGTGCTGCTGGCCGTCCGGCTGCGCTCGGTGCGCCCGCTACTGCCCCCGGTCACCGCGTTCGTGCTCACCTACCTCACCATCGGCCCGCTCAAGGTGTGGACCGCCCGGCCGGCGCCCAGCGCCAGCAGCAAGGAACCCTTCCTGCCGCCGGAGCGGACGCTGCCGCTGTTCCAGCACGACCTGCCGGTCAGCTACGCCCAGTCGTACCCGTCGGGGCACGTCGCCAACGCCATCGTCTGGTACGGCGTGATCGCCCTGCTGCTGGCGCCCCTGCTGGCCACCTACGGCCGCCGGATGCCACCGGGGGTGGTCACCGGAATCCGGGTGGTGCCGCCGCTGGTGGTCTTCTGCACCACCATATACCTCGGCTGGCACTGGTTGACCGACTCGGTGGCCGGCCTGGCCCTCGGCTTCCTGCTCGACCGGTTGCTGCGCCGAATGCCCTGGGACGACCTGCCGTTGCCCGGCCGGCTGCGCGAACACGACCGGCCGTTCATGTCGTACCCCTAG
- a CDS encoding APC family permease has translation MDRLARRLGLADAVVIGLGSMLGAGVFVVFAPAAAAAGGGGLLLAVAVAGFVAFCNATSSARLAARYPESGGTYVYGRERLSPFAGFLAGWGFVVGKTASCAAMALTIGAYAWPGRAREVAAAAVVAVTAVNVRGIGRTALATRVLVTVTLTVLAVVAVTGAPHVAVDQLDGLARTGDRGVLTAAGLLFFAFAGYARIATLGEEVREPERTIPRAVPLALGIVLAIYLTLAVVALGVLGEQRLAAASAPLAEVVTAAGLPGLAWLVRAGATVAVVGVLLSLLAGVGRTTLAMARRRDLPGALAAVHPRYQVPHRAELAVAAVVIVVVALGDVRGAIGFSSCTVLVYYAIANASALTLGREPGRKLPVQLLAALGLVGCVALAVSLPVSSTLAGFAVLALGTAGYALRHRLRPTTR, from the coding sequence GTGGATCGACTCGCGCGCCGGTTGGGCCTGGCCGACGCGGTGGTCATCGGGCTCGGTTCCATGCTCGGCGCGGGGGTCTTCGTGGTCTTCGCCCCGGCCGCGGCGGCGGCCGGTGGCGGCGGGCTGCTGCTCGCGGTGGCCGTGGCCGGCTTCGTCGCCTTCTGCAACGCGACCAGCTCCGCGCGGCTGGCCGCCCGCTACCCCGAGTCCGGCGGCACCTACGTGTACGGCCGGGAAAGACTCAGCCCGTTCGCCGGTTTCCTCGCCGGTTGGGGCTTCGTGGTCGGCAAGACGGCGAGCTGCGCGGCGATGGCGCTGACCATCGGCGCGTACGCCTGGCCGGGGCGGGCCCGGGAGGTGGCGGCGGCGGCCGTGGTGGCGGTGACCGCGGTGAACGTGCGCGGCATCGGAAGGACCGCGCTCGCCACCCGCGTCTTGGTGACGGTGACGCTCACCGTGCTGGCCGTCGTCGCGGTGACCGGCGCGCCGCACGTCGCCGTGGACCAGCTGGACGGGCTCGCCCGGACCGGCGACCGGGGGGTGCTCACCGCCGCCGGGCTGCTCTTCTTCGCCTTCGCCGGGTACGCCCGGATCGCCACCCTGGGCGAGGAGGTACGCGAGCCGGAGCGGACCATCCCCCGGGCGGTGCCGCTGGCGCTGGGCATCGTGCTGGCGATCTATCTGACCCTGGCCGTGGTCGCCCTCGGGGTGCTCGGCGAGCAGCGGCTGGCCGCCGCCAGCGCCCCGCTGGCCGAGGTGGTCACCGCCGCCGGGCTGCCCGGCCTGGCCTGGCTGGTCCGGGCCGGCGCCACCGTGGCCGTGGTCGGGGTGCTGCTCTCCCTGCTGGCCGGGGTGGGCCGGACCACCCTGGCGATGGCCCGCCGCCGCGACCTGCCCGGGGCGCTGGCCGCCGTGCACCCCCGGTACCAGGTGCCGCACCGGGCGGAGCTGGCGGTGGCCGCCGTGGTGATCGTGGTGGTGGCGCTCGGCGACGTACGCGGCGCGATCGGCTTCTCCAGCTGCACGGTGCTGGTCTACTACGCGATCGCCAACGCCTCGGCGCTCACTTTGGGCCGGGAGCCGGGCCGGAAGCTGCCGGTGCAGCTGCTCGCGGCGCTGGGGCTGGTCGGTTGCGTGGCGCTGGCGGTCAGCCTGCCGGTGAGCAGCACGCTCGCCGGGTTCGCCGTGCTCGCCCTCGGCACGGCCGGGTACGCCCTGCGCCACCGCCTGCGCCCCACCACCCGCTGA
- a CDS encoding potassium channel protein: MAEPLRDRARRATGWRLRGNGDPRPHYVVCGSDPLAYWVVRALLGSGSSAGRIRVTLVVPERRRSEGPDGRDLQGIEVVRADRLDESTFRRAGLAGADGLALLRQDDVGNMHATLCAQEVEPRLRLVVRMFNTSLANGLRQLFPDSAVLSDASMAAPAFVAAALGEVAPTHFRHAGRTLYVARRADVRPDDVVCGLAVTTDPDLIRVLPADEESADVVLAEATGQPAGTELAARRLVRARRRRRPFAVLVRAVRSFATRKIGIAVLLLLGVIATLGWLNARAAHVDWADALYLTLVTTLSGQDPDLAKPVAAQVMQVVLNLAGLALIPLITAAVVDGIVNARLALHSGRIQPDRTGHVVVVGLGNIGTRVMAQLHDFGVEVVAIDRDPDARGAALAHRLGVPLIVGDAGLEETLRAASVATCQALVVVSTDDGTNLRAALNARAIDADLPVVLRLFDGDFAERIQKAFGIGISRSVSYLAAPAFAVALLDRAVVATIPVGRHALLVTEVPVVAGSPLDGRPLAAVARPGEVRLLAHSRPGRKADWSTDPRVVIQAGDRLTVVARRAGLSALLRETTPLPPPVPPAPREAPE, from the coding sequence ATGGCCGAACCCCTGCGCGACCGGGCCCGCCGCGCGACCGGCTGGCGGCTGCGTGGCAACGGCGACCCCCGCCCGCACTACGTGGTCTGCGGTTCCGACCCGCTGGCCTACTGGGTGGTCCGGGCGCTGCTCGGCAGCGGTTCGTCCGCCGGCCGGATCCGGGTCACCCTGGTGGTGCCGGAGCGCCGCCGCTCGGAGGGGCCGGACGGGCGGGACCTCCAGGGCATCGAGGTGGTCCGGGCCGACCGGCTCGACGAGTCCACCTTCCGCCGGGCCGGGCTGGCCGGGGCGGACGGCCTGGCCCTGCTGCGCCAGGACGACGTGGGCAACATGCACGCCACGCTCTGCGCCCAGGAGGTCGAACCCCGGCTGCGCCTGGTGGTACGCATGTTCAACACCAGCCTCGCCAACGGCCTGCGGCAGCTCTTCCCCGACTCGGCGGTCCTCTCCGACGCCTCGATGGCCGCGCCGGCCTTCGTGGCCGCCGCCCTCGGTGAGGTCGCCCCCACCCACTTCCGGCACGCCGGCCGCACCCTCTACGTGGCCCGGCGCGCCGACGTACGCCCCGACGACGTCGTCTGCGGCCTGGCCGTCACCACGGACCCCGACCTGATCCGGGTCCTGCCGGCGGACGAGGAGTCCGCCGACGTGGTGCTCGCCGAGGCGACCGGCCAGCCGGCCGGCACCGAGCTGGCGGCCCGCCGCCTGGTCCGGGCCCGGCGCCGCCGGCGGCCGTTCGCCGTGCTGGTCCGGGCGGTACGCAGTTTCGCCACCCGCAAGATCGGCATCGCCGTGCTGCTGCTGCTCGGGGTGATCGCCACCCTGGGCTGGCTCAACGCCCGGGCCGCGCACGTCGACTGGGCCGACGCGCTCTATCTCACCCTGGTCACCACGCTCAGCGGCCAGGACCCGGACCTGGCCAAGCCGGTCGCCGCCCAGGTGATGCAGGTGGTGCTCAACCTGGCCGGACTGGCGCTGATCCCACTGATCACCGCCGCGGTGGTCGACGGCATCGTCAACGCCCGGCTGGCGCTGCACTCCGGCCGGATCCAACCGGACCGGACCGGCCACGTGGTGGTGGTCGGCCTGGGCAACATCGGCACCCGGGTGATGGCCCAGCTGCACGACTTCGGCGTCGAGGTGGTGGCCATCGACCGCGACCCGGACGCCCGGGGCGCGGCGCTGGCCCACCGGCTCGGCGTTCCGTTGATCGTCGGCGACGCCGGGTTGGAGGAGACGCTGCGCGCGGCCTCCGTGGCCACCTGCCAGGCGCTGGTGGTGGTCTCCACCGACGACGGCACCAACCTGCGCGCCGCGCTGAACGCCCGCGCCATCGACGCCGACCTGCCGGTGGTGCTGCGGCTCTTCGACGGCGACTTCGCCGAACGGATCCAGAAGGCCTTCGGCATCGGCATCTCCCGCAGCGTGTCGTACCTGGCCGCGCCGGCCTTCGCGGTGGCGCTGCTGGACCGCGCGGTGGTCGCCACCATCCCGGTCGGCCGGCACGCGTTGCTGGTCACCGAGGTGCCGGTGGTGGCCGGCTCACCGCTGGACGGCCGCCCGCTCGCCGCGGTCGCCCGCCCCGGGGAGGTACGCCTGCTCGCCCACAGCCGCCCCGGCCGCAAGGCCGACTGGTCCACCGATCCGCGGGTGGTGATCCAGGCGGGGGACCGGCTGACCGTGGTGGCCCGCCGGGCCGGGCTGAGCGCCCTGCTCCGGGAGACCACTCCGCTGCCGCCGCCCGTCCCGCCGGCGCCTCGGGAGGCGCCCGAGTGA
- a CDS encoding MSMEG_6728 family protein, protein MQTFLPYPDFLASARTLDQKRLGKQRVETIQVLRGLTRPDYGWRNHPAVKMWAGYEEALVRYGLDVCAVWSEPGRADTCAATMTTDLATACGLTRIRGQAELAEAGELPPWLGREDLHLSHRSSLVRKAPEHYRPLFGDVPPDVEYVWPASDRPRRCLP, encoded by the coding sequence ATGCAGACGTTCCTCCCGTACCCGGACTTCCTGGCCAGCGCCCGGACGCTGGACCAGAAGCGGCTGGGCAAGCAACGGGTGGAGACCATCCAGGTGCTGCGCGGGTTGACCCGGCCGGACTACGGCTGGCGCAACCATCCGGCGGTGAAGATGTGGGCCGGCTACGAGGAGGCGCTGGTCCGGTACGGGTTGGACGTCTGCGCGGTCTGGTCCGAGCCGGGCCGGGCGGACACCTGCGCCGCCACCATGACCACCGACCTGGCCACCGCCTGCGGCCTGACCCGGATCCGCGGCCAGGCCGAGCTGGCCGAGGCCGGTGAGCTGCCGCCCTGGCTGGGTCGCGAGGACCTGCACCTGAGCCACCGGTCGTCGCTGGTCCGCAAGGCGCCCGAGCACTACCGGCCGCTGTTCGGTGACGTCCCGCCCGACGTGGAGTACGTCTGGCCCGCCTCCGACCGCCCCCGCCGCTGCCTGCCCTGA
- a CDS encoding hydroxysqualene dehydroxylase, protein MTLSQVVGRLIGVRERVVDPGGGGAPRVPHPVEAVVVGGGIAGMSAAVVLVERGVRVTVLEAAPTLGGRLGAWPAALPDGDQMNEHGFHAFFRQYYNWRSILRRVDPKLGFLKPIPGYPILSGQWPTEEFGKLPPAPPFNLLALLLRSPSLRLADLRSMDRDAALPLLTYHPERTYAEFDDTTADELLTSLRLPDRARAMLFEVFSHSFFNHEAEMSAAEMIAQFHFYLLGNPEGLAFDCPDEDYATAIWGPLRRHVEAHGGRVLTGAPATRLDRTPGGWQVTTGDGTSYPAGHVVLAVDPPALARLVGASPVLAGATPQLVERMSAFGTAGPPYAVARYWMDGDVRSDRAVFSGVSRQATLDSVTLYHRLENESRRWAERTGGSVVELHAYACEPDVPAEELAERMRAELVGLWPEVAELRVRELRARVEAQAPAFTPGSDGWRPGVRTEADGLYLAGDGIRTEFPSALMERSAATGIVAANHILRAEGGAAEPVRSIRPRGLLARR, encoded by the coding sequence ATGACGCTGTCCCAGGTGGTCGGTCGGCTCATCGGCGTACGGGAGCGGGTGGTGGACCCGGGCGGTGGTGGCGCCCCCCGGGTGCCGCACCCGGTGGAGGCGGTGGTGGTCGGCGGTGGCATCGCCGGCATGTCGGCGGCGGTGGTGCTGGTCGAGCGGGGCGTCCGGGTGACGGTGCTGGAGGCGGCGCCCACCCTCGGCGGTCGGCTCGGCGCGTGGCCGGCGGCGCTGCCCGACGGCGACCAGATGAACGAGCACGGCTTCCACGCGTTCTTCCGGCAGTACTACAACTGGCGCTCCATTCTGCGCCGGGTCGACCCGAAGCTGGGCTTCCTCAAGCCGATCCCCGGCTATCCGATCCTGTCCGGGCAGTGGCCGACCGAGGAGTTCGGCAAGCTGCCGCCGGCGCCGCCGTTCAACCTGCTGGCGCTGCTGCTGCGCAGTCCCAGCCTGCGCCTGGCCGACCTGCGGTCGATGGACCGGGACGCCGCGCTGCCGCTGCTCACCTACCACCCCGAACGCACGTACGCCGAGTTCGACGACACCACCGCGGACGAGCTGCTCACCTCGCTGCGGCTGCCGGACCGGGCGCGGGCGATGCTCTTCGAGGTCTTCTCCCACTCGTTCTTCAACCACGAGGCGGAGATGTCGGCGGCGGAGATGATCGCCCAGTTCCACTTCTATCTGCTGGGCAACCCGGAGGGGCTGGCCTTCGACTGCCCGGACGAGGACTACGCCACGGCGATCTGGGGGCCGCTGCGCCGGCACGTCGAGGCGCACGGCGGCCGGGTGCTGACCGGCGCCCCGGCCACCCGGCTGGACCGCACCCCCGGCGGCTGGCAGGTGACCACCGGCGACGGCACGTCGTACCCGGCCGGGCACGTGGTGCTCGCCGTCGACCCGCCCGCGCTGGCCCGGCTGGTCGGCGCCTCGCCGGTGCTCGCCGGGGCCACGCCGCAGCTGGTGGAGCGGATGTCCGCGTTCGGCACGGCCGGTCCGCCGTACGCGGTGGCCCGGTACTGGATGGACGGGGACGTCCGCTCCGACCGGGCGGTGTTCAGCGGGGTGTCCCGGCAGGCCACCCTCGACTCGGTGACCCTCTACCACCGGCTGGAGAACGAGTCCCGCCGCTGGGCCGAGCGCACCGGTGGCTCGGTGGTGGAGCTGCACGCGTACGCCTGCGAGCCGGACGTGCCGGCCGAGGAGCTGGCCGAACGGATGCGGGCCGAGCTGGTCGGGCTCTGGCCGGAGGTGGCGGAGCTGCGGGTCCGCGAGCTGCGCGCCCGGGTGGAGGCGCAGGCGCCGGCGTTCACGCCGGGCAGCGACGGCTGGCGACCGGGGGTACGCACCGAGGCCGACGGGCTCTATCTGGCCGGCGACGGCATCCGCACGGAGTTCCCGAGCGCGCTGATGGAACGCTCGGCGGCCACCGGGATCGTGGCGGCCAACCACATCCTGCGCGCCGAGGGCGGCGCCGCGGAGCCGGTCCGCTCCATCCGTCCCCGGGGCCTGCTCGCCCGCCGCTGA
- a CDS encoding HNH endonuclease: protein MDAVLVINADLGPLHRVTVQHAIRMICRRVAEIHEAEPDRVIGVYPMPRVVRLVRYVVTRWRFSAGPGWSRAGVLRRDGHRCAYCGALATTVDHVLPRSRGGRNTWKNTTAACYGCNQRKGDRTPAEAGMPLRREPATPSWVALVGR, encoded by the coding sequence GTGGACGCCGTCCTCGTCATCAACGCCGACCTCGGCCCGCTGCACCGGGTCACCGTCCAACACGCCATCCGGATGATCTGCCGTCGGGTCGCCGAGATCCACGAGGCGGAGCCGGACCGGGTGATCGGCGTCTACCCGATGCCCCGGGTGGTCCGCCTGGTCCGGTACGTGGTCACCCGCTGGCGGTTCAGCGCCGGACCGGGCTGGTCGCGGGCCGGGGTGCTGCGCCGCGACGGCCACCGTTGCGCCTACTGCGGGGCCCTCGCCACCACCGTGGACCACGTGCTCCCCCGCTCCCGGGGCGGGCGCAACACCTGGAAGAACACCACGGCCGCCTGTTACGGCTGCAACCAGCGCAAGGGTGACCGGACCCCGGCCGAGGCGGGCATGCCGCTGCGCCGGGAGCCGGCGACGCCGAGCTGGGTGGCGCTGGTCGGGCGCTGA